From Watersipora subatra chromosome 8, tzWatSuba1.1, whole genome shotgun sequence, a single genomic window includes:
- the LOC137402625 gene encoding piggyBac transposable element-derived protein 3-like, giving the protein MSRTRFFKIRNNLKVVDNFLVNEHEKKADSLWKVCPFVEQIRTACTQVARGGKVSIDEQMISFTGRCPARQYVPQKPSPTGHKNFVLAIPSGMVLDFETYQGENTFKDYKLDDGSDHLAKKDISLTGTINLKNVPVMFSAYKVMKKKDRGAMEQFVSANQKEEQISIIKWFDNKRILIASSLHGLEPRDECRRWCKKTKSFLTVPRPAAVREYNKSMGGVDLCDQMVSYHRFTARSKRWPIQVIMHRTDVAVNNCWLEYRRNNTGSKIMQLYDYRILLGEQLIDDAWDSSSSSDDPDDTLCQYRQVVPLPTQKSQEKGAKHLPMAMRLKNSARCRREGCKFKTSVKCVHCDFFLGTVPDRNCFLDFHN; this is encoded by the exons ATGTCTCGAACACGgttttttaaaatcagaaatAATCTTAAGGTAGTTGACAACTTCTTGGTAAATGAGCACGAGAAAAAAGCAGATAGCCTTTGGAAAGTCTGTCCCTTCGTTGAACAGATAAGAACCGCTTGCACACAGGTAGCTAGGGGAGGCAAAGTGAGCATTGATGAGCAGATGATATCTTTTACCGGAAGATGCCCAGCTAGGCAATACGTGCCGCAAAAGCCGTCCCCAACAGGCCACAAAAACTTTGTGCTAGCAATTCCTAGTGGCATGGTACTAGACTTCGAAACATATCAGGGTGAAAATACATTTAAAGATTACAAGCTTGACGATGGTTCGG ATCACTTGGCCAAAAAGGACATATCCCTAACAGGGACTATTAACCTCAAGAATGTTCCAGTAATGTTCTCAGCTTATAAAGTCATGAAAAAGAAAGATAGAGGAGCCATGGAGCAATTTGTCTCTGCAAACCAGAAAGAGGAGCAGATCAGCATCATAAAGTGGTTTGACAACAAGAGAATTCTTATTGCTTCTTCTTTACATGGCTTAGAACCAAGAGATGAGTGCCGGAGATGGTGCAAAAAGACTAAGTCATTTCTTACTGTGCCTCGACCAGCTGCCGTTCGAGAATACAATAAATCAATGGGAGGAGTAGACTTATGTGATCAGATGGTTTCATACCATCGGTTTACGGCACGATCAAAGCGGTGGCCGATCCAAGTTATTATGCATCGTACAGATGTAGCTGTGAACAACTGTTGGCTAGAATACAGAAGGAACAACACAGGTTCCAAAATAATGCAGCTGTATGACTACCGTATTTTGCTAGGAGAGCAACTTATTGATGATGCTTGGGATTCCAGCAGCTCTAGTGATGATCCTGATGACACTCTATGTCAATACCGTCAAGTCGTACCTCTCCCAACACAAAAAAGTCAAGAAAAAGGTGCAAAACATTTACCTATGGCAATGAGATTAAAAAACAGTGCGCGTTGCCGAAGAGAAGGTTGCAAATTCAAAACAAGTGTGAAATGTGTGCACTGTGATTTTTTCCTCGGCACGGTGCCGGACAGAAACTGTTTTCTGGACTTTCATAATTAA